A stretch of the Saccharolobus caldissimus genome encodes the following:
- a CDS encoding GH116 family glycosyl hydrolase, with the protein MKYTYSYVLDSGIPLGGIGTGSVEIRADGRLYEWTIFNNGGYAERQEIRYTYYLDETSSFFAARQKGKVRILQAFDYYYGGNPYTLPWLKPVRQTEFIGEPPIAYLKFLDDFTISMKAFSPFIPLDLKNSSLPAVIFKMTSEDVTEFLMGIKNPFNNGKVDFKENTLVLTGETDPKDPRYNGNLCIRVLGDDVFGRYAERFDFWNEFRGKGKLESKSGNGNYGIIGGRGNKVTFILTWYFPNHVLTNGERIGHFYENFFRNCEEVADYVEFNMDYLEHKTTLFHDLLYNVKGIESWIADLVGSQLTTLIKTTWLGKDGFFGIWEGYFNTAESRKNDSFPYTGGPVHTALNTIDVLTYSIYAILVLFPELAKRIILQFKDKIIREGTPEHIIYSLAFEENRVKFLEKISKDPSIPTNYNKLVLTIREIVKETGKDPRGRVPHFFTDSLRVDEYHRIDLNPEFVLMWYLISKMTGDKEFLKSVYEEAKEAIESTMRTQTFNGLIYHTLPAGLEWIKYVNSLFSNLPRGDTNSSFLLGINLIPLSIQTYDDWSMLGITSFTSILWIASLQAFNEASKILNIREKYDYETLVKRLLEYLWNGEYFDLWYDPLSGFRDRACNASQLLGHWYATLLGFKFLEDEIIKSSLRAIIKYNLKEDEGLINGAYPSGIRGRYDNPLNIPATIQMDSPWSGVEFYFASHLIYEKMVKEGEEVLKGIYDRYKVAGNFWNHLEWGSHYSRPLSSITIIAAYEGIRYDGFTKTLTIDPAVGELEWILLLPTCWGRIKVNENIISIKIYHGKLDIIRLILPKIPREIRINNMKIDYEVKKNEIVLNREILLGENEIMELSF; encoded by the coding sequence ATGAAATATACATACTCATATGTTCTAGATTCTGGGATACCTCTAGGAGGTATAGGTACTGGATCTGTTGAAATTAGAGCAGATGGCAGACTTTACGAGTGGACTATATTTAATAATGGCGGATACGCTGAAAGGCAAGAGATAAGATACACCTATTATCTAGATGAAACGAGTAGTTTTTTCGCAGCTAGACAAAAAGGTAAGGTTAGAATACTTCAAGCTTTTGATTATTATTATGGAGGCAATCCATATACTTTACCTTGGCTTAAACCGGTTAGACAAACCGAATTCATAGGAGAACCTCCTATAGCATATCTGAAATTCTTAGACGATTTCACTATATCGATGAAGGCTTTCTCGCCTTTCATACCCTTAGATCTTAAGAACTCATCACTACCAGCAGTAATCTTTAAGATGACCTCTGAAGATGTTACGGAGTTCTTAATGGGAATTAAAAATCCCTTTAATAACGGAAAGGTAGACTTTAAGGAAAATACATTAGTTTTAACGGGAGAGACGGATCCTAAAGATCCAAGATATAACGGGAATTTATGCATAAGGGTCTTAGGTGATGATGTCTTCGGAAGATATGCTGAAAGATTCGACTTCTGGAATGAATTTAGAGGTAAGGGCAAGTTAGAAAGCAAATCTGGAAACGGAAATTACGGAATAATAGGCGGAAGAGGAAATAAAGTGACCTTTATTTTAACGTGGTATTTTCCAAATCACGTATTAACAAACGGGGAAAGAATAGGTCATTTTTACGAGAATTTCTTCAGAAACTGTGAGGAAGTAGCTGACTACGTTGAGTTTAACATGGATTATTTAGAGCATAAAACTACGTTATTTCATGACCTTTTATATAATGTGAAAGGAATAGAAAGCTGGATAGCCGACTTAGTGGGGTCACAATTAACTACCCTTATAAAAACTACGTGGTTAGGTAAGGATGGATTCTTCGGAATATGGGAAGGGTACTTTAATACCGCAGAAAGTAGGAAAAATGATTCGTTTCCATACACTGGTGGACCAGTTCATACAGCTTTAAATACTATCGACGTATTAACTTACTCAATTTACGCAATTTTAGTTTTATTTCCAGAATTAGCTAAGAGAATAATTCTACAGTTTAAAGATAAGATAATAAGGGAAGGAACTCCAGAACATATAATTTACTCATTAGCATTCGAGGAAAATAGAGTAAAATTTTTGGAAAAAATATCAAAAGATCCTTCAATTCCCACTAATTATAATAAGTTAGTCTTAACCATAAGGGAAATAGTTAAAGAAACTGGTAAAGATCCGAGAGGAAGAGTTCCGCACTTCTTTACTGATTCTTTAAGGGTTGACGAGTATCATAGGATTGATTTAAATCCAGAATTCGTACTAATGTGGTATCTAATATCTAAAATGACTGGAGATAAGGAATTCCTTAAAAGTGTTTATGAAGAGGCTAAGGAGGCTATAGAATCAACGATGAGAACTCAGACTTTTAACGGACTAATTTATCATACATTACCAGCAGGATTAGAGTGGATAAAATACGTGAACTCCTTATTTAGTAACTTGCCAAGAGGGGATACTAATTCTTCCTTTTTATTAGGTATTAATCTTATCCCCCTATCAATTCAAACTTACGACGATTGGAGCATGCTCGGAATAACCTCTTTTACTTCAATATTATGGATAGCATCTCTTCAAGCATTTAATGAGGCCTCTAAAATCTTAAACATTAGGGAAAAATATGATTATGAGACTTTAGTGAAGAGATTACTAGAATATCTATGGAACGGGGAATATTTTGATCTGTGGTATGATCCGCTATCAGGATTTAGGGATAGGGCATGTAATGCCTCTCAGCTTTTAGGGCATTGGTATGCTACTTTATTAGGTTTTAAGTTTCTAGAAGATGAAATAATTAAGAGTTCTTTAAGGGCTATCATAAAATATAATTTAAAGGAAGATGAAGGATTAATAAACGGAGCCTATCCTAGTGGTATAAGGGGAAGATACGATAATCCTCTTAACATTCCTGCTACAATTCAAATGGACTCTCCTTGGTCTGGTGTAGAATTCTATTTCGCATCACATTTAATATACGAAAAAATGGTAAAAGAAGGAGAAGAAGTCTTAAAGGGAATTTATGACAGATATAAGGTAGCGGGAAACTTCTGGAATCATTTAGAGTGGGGTTCACATTATTCAAGACCTCTTTCATCTATAACTATTATAGCTGCATATGAGGGGATAAGATATGACGGATTTACGAAAACCTTAACAATAGATCCAGCAGTAGGAGAATTAGAGTGGATATTACTTTTACCTACTTGTTGGGGAAGAATAAAGGTAAATGAGAATATAATAAGCATAAAAATATATCACGGAAAACTCGATATAATAAGGCTAATATTGCCTAAAATACCTAGGGAAATAAGGATAAATAATATGAAGATAGATTATGAGGTAAAGAAAAATGAGATAGTATTAAATAGAGAGATATTATTAGGAGAGAACGAAATAATGGAATTAAGTTTTTAA
- the nagA gene encoding N-acetylglucosamine-6-phosphate deacetylase → MKLTNVKIITPYKEFKGTIEIEKGRIKRISEEIEEGENLEGMIAVPGFIDIHTHGIGGYDFTSWNNKDEFLRNLLEMKKLYVKHGVTTFLPTTVTLPRENLMEACRAIGEIYDDAIPGIHLEGPYINEKYAGAQDPRYIRIPDIKEVRECLELSKGKVKTITVAPEKNLDFIKYLSDLGIHPSVGHTDADYETAAKAFLYGADRTTHLFNAMRPFHHRDPGVILASINFSKYIEIIPDFIHIDKEVIKFLLNYVDVNRLVAITDSIIATGLNDGYYTLGKTIITVRGGKALTKEGKLAGSTLTMDNAFKNLVSLRDLKDAVLMTSLNPALAVGLYDRGSLEPGKRADIVILDESLRINRVYVKGEIVEP, encoded by the coding sequence ATGAAACTTACAAACGTCAAAATAATAACTCCCTATAAAGAATTTAAAGGAACTATTGAAATAGAGAAGGGAAGAATAAAGAGGATATCAGAAGAAATAGAAGAGGGAGAAAACTTAGAAGGAATGATCGCCGTACCAGGCTTTATAGACATTCACACTCATGGAATTGGGGGATACGATTTCACATCATGGAACAACAAGGACGAATTTCTAAGGAATCTGTTAGAGATGAAAAAGTTATATGTTAAACATGGAGTTACCACGTTTCTTCCTACTACTGTAACATTGCCAAGGGAAAATTTAATGGAAGCATGTAGGGCAATAGGGGAAATTTACGATGATGCGATTCCCGGAATACATCTAGAGGGACCTTATATAAACGAGAAATACGCTGGAGCACAAGATCCTAGATATATAAGAATTCCAGATATCAAAGAAGTGAGAGAATGTCTAGAATTAAGTAAAGGTAAGGTTAAGACAATCACCGTAGCTCCAGAAAAAAATCTAGACTTCATAAAATATCTCTCCGATTTAGGAATACATCCATCAGTAGGACATACTGATGCGGATTACGAAACTGCCGCTAAAGCTTTCCTTTATGGGGCCGATAGAACTACCCACTTATTTAACGCTATGAGACCTTTTCATCATAGAGATCCTGGGGTTATTTTAGCTAGTATTAATTTCTCTAAATATATAGAAATAATTCCAGATTTTATACATATAGATAAAGAAGTCATAAAGTTCCTACTTAACTATGTAGACGTTAATAGGTTAGTTGCAATAACAGACTCAATAATTGCAACTGGTCTAAATGACGGTTACTATACTTTAGGTAAGACTATAATAACTGTGAGAGGAGGAAAAGCCTTAACTAAGGAAGGAAAGTTAGCTGGGAGTACATTAACTATGGATAACGCTTTTAAAAATTTAGTTAGTTTAAGAGATTTAAAGGATGCAGTACTTATGACCTCTTTAAATCCAGCATTAGCTGTAGGACTATATGATAGGGGATCTTTAGAGCCAGGAAAAAGAGCTGATATAGTAATTCTAGACGAGAGTTTGAGAATTAATAGAGTTTACGTTAAGGGTGAAATTGTCGAACCTTAA
- a CDS encoding UxaA family hydrolase — MPKGLIHSKEDDVCVATTDIKKGEEVLCVYLEDPSSHVIVKSLQDIPLGHKIALRDIKKGEKVLKYGRPIGVAIKDILKGEHVHIHNIKSLRWGKWSQ; from the coding sequence ATGCCAAAAGGGTTAATCCATTCAAAAGAGGACGATGTTTGTGTAGCTACTACTGATATTAAAAAGGGTGAAGAAGTATTATGTGTATATTTAGAAGATCCATCATCTCACGTAATAGTAAAAAGCCTTCAAGATATTCCATTAGGTCATAAGATCGCACTAAGGGACATTAAAAAAGGAGAAAAGGTTTTAAAATATGGAAGGCCAATAGGTGTTGCGATTAAGGATATTTTAAAGGGAGAGCACGTACACATACATAATATAAAATCCTTGAGGTGGGGTAAATGGTCACAATAA
- a CDS encoding SDR family NAD(P)-dependent oxidoreductase, which produces MNISLKGKICLITGGTHGIGYVTAKLFSDLGARVIALGRNIPSSNNNIEFIKVDLTSRSQVLSFINWYKKEIGIIHCLINNASVNSRYSILNVTLEEWDKMIELELTSPMLLSKMAAELMIKNNIKGKIINIAAIQAHYPLPESLPYVTVKGGLISMTKGLAVDLGKYGIQVIAVVPGPIYTKGDLVPEKLDKTAATLLGRMGRPQEVAYLLAFLASDYNTFITGSEIIIDGGRIISRKPDPEEITAGIV; this is translated from the coding sequence ATGAACATTTCGTTAAAAGGTAAGATTTGTTTAATTACTGGTGGAACCCACGGAATTGGTTATGTTACCGCTAAATTGTTTTCGGACTTAGGAGCTAGAGTAATAGCATTAGGGAGAAATATCCCATCATCTAATAATAACATAGAGTTCATTAAGGTTGACTTAACATCTAGAAGCCAAGTATTATCATTTATAAATTGGTATAAAAAAGAGATAGGGATTATTCATTGTCTTATAAATAATGCCTCAGTCAATTCTAGATATTCTATTCTAAATGTTACATTAGAGGAATGGGATAAAATGATAGAACTTGAGTTAACTTCCCCGATGTTATTATCTAAAATGGCTGCTGAGTTAATGATAAAGAATAATATTAAAGGGAAAATAATAAACATAGCTGCAATACAAGCTCATTATCCATTACCAGAGTCCTTGCCTTATGTAACGGTAAAAGGAGGATTAATATCCATGACTAAAGGTCTAGCAGTTGACTTAGGTAAGTATGGGATTCAAGTAATTGCAGTAGTACCTGGGCCAATATATACTAAAGGAGATTTAGTACCAGAAAAATTAGATAAGACTGCAGCTACACTACTAGGAAGAATGGGACGACCACAAGAAGTCGCATATCTACTAGCGTTTTTAGCATCAGATTACAATACGTTCATAACTGGAAGTGAGATAATTATTGATGGTGGAAGAATAATAAGTAGAAAACCAGATCCAGAAGAGATAACTGCGGGAATCGTTTAA
- a CDS encoding GH116 family glycosyl hydrolase: MFLKIPDGQGVPIGALGTGKIDFFNDLTIGNLTIMNNWSNPLKLVRGFHIVELTTGTFLQGNPLKGSEVKYNVKTAKIIEADAFFPQVMYKTKDPDFTIRIYSPFVPHNLKDSSLPVIIFNFKGNGVIAISFPNITGSRRWGRVNFKVKGKVNGVLMKNLRALQSDPAYGEIFLGCEGCKTHVGHSLWVPAIKEGMTEDISVFNKLNENLEKYYIKPFAREEISGIVWKEIKGEEYFYLTWYFNGRPHNYPYGHYYENWFKSAVDVAEYVNENKPGIELDEDRDWLNEAFRNSLYVITNSWLTKDGRFAIYEDPQISLLMNTIGGMTWDGASFALLEFFPELVKKMDEYFTIYINEGEVPHDLGEESIEDPIYGASYPYSWNDLGSTWILMIFRDYKFTNDLDFLKRNYPYMKKVIDWLIRKDEDGDGIPDSKGGFDNSYDGTYMYGASSYVGSLFLCSLKAFITASKILGYDTSEYEKILDKAKETMNSLWNGRYFIAWKSGELKKESCMNSQILGEFWCDILGLGNVIDEEKVISALKSIYELNGKASKFCLVNSVNPDGSIDESTDQMKSCWPRISFAIASHMILKGMVNEGLEIARKEWDTISSRYPWNQPSKINAFNGDHFGLPYYIGSLSVYLVKYALKVRQFHP, from the coding sequence ATTTTTCTGAAAATTCCCGACGGACAAGGTGTCCCAATAGGTGCTTTAGGCACTGGGAAAATAGACTTCTTTAACGATTTAACGATAGGAAATCTAACGATAATGAACAACTGGAGTAATCCGCTGAAATTAGTAAGGGGGTTTCACATAGTTGAACTAACTACCGGTACTTTCTTACAAGGAAATCCTCTTAAGGGATCAGAGGTCAAATATAACGTTAAGACCGCTAAGATAATCGAAGCTGATGCGTTTTTTCCTCAAGTAATGTATAAGACTAAAGACCCAGATTTTACGATAAGGATTTACTCTCCCTTCGTACCTCACAATTTAAAAGACTCTTCCTTACCAGTTATAATTTTTAATTTTAAGGGAAACGGTGTTATAGCTATCTCATTTCCTAATATAACGGGAAGTAGAAGATGGGGAAGAGTGAATTTTAAGGTAAAAGGAAAAGTTAACGGAGTGTTAATGAAGAATTTAAGAGCATTACAATCGGATCCAGCTTATGGAGAGATATTTTTAGGATGTGAGGGATGTAAAACTCATGTAGGCCATTCCCTTTGGGTTCCAGCCATAAAAGAAGGAATGACGGAAGACATTAGTGTATTTAACAAATTGAATGAAAATCTAGAAAAATATTATATAAAGCCCTTTGCGAGGGAAGAGATTTCAGGAATAGTATGGAAGGAAATTAAAGGTGAAGAGTATTTCTATCTAACGTGGTATTTTAACGGAAGACCGCACAATTATCCTTATGGACATTATTATGAGAACTGGTTCAAAAGTGCAGTAGATGTAGCTGAATACGTTAATGAAAATAAACCTGGCATAGAATTAGACGAGGATAGGGATTGGTTAAATGAAGCCTTCAGAAATAGTCTTTATGTTATAACCAATAGTTGGTTAACTAAAGATGGTAGGTTTGCAATTTATGAAGATCCCCAAATATCACTTTTGATGAACACAATTGGTGGAATGACTTGGGATGGAGCATCTTTTGCACTATTAGAATTCTTCCCTGAATTAGTAAAGAAAATGGATGAATATTTTACTATTTATATAAATGAGGGAGAAGTACCACACGATTTAGGGGAGGAAAGCATTGAAGACCCTATCTATGGTGCCTCATATCCTTATTCTTGGAACGATTTAGGTTCTACGTGGATTTTAATGATATTTAGGGATTATAAATTCACTAACGATTTAGATTTTCTCAAAAGAAACTATCCATATATGAAAAAGGTAATAGATTGGTTAATAAGGAAAGACGAGGATGGAGACGGAATTCCAGACTCAAAAGGCGGATTTGATAATTCTTATGATGGTACATACATGTATGGTGCTTCCTCTTATGTTGGGTCTCTATTCTTATGTAGTTTAAAAGCGTTTATTACGGCTTCAAAAATTTTAGGCTATGATACTTCAGAGTATGAGAAAATATTAGATAAAGCTAAGGAAACTATGAATTCCCTATGGAATGGTAGATATTTCATTGCTTGGAAATCTGGAGAATTGAAAAAGGAGTCATGTATGAACTCCCAAATATTAGGTGAGTTTTGGTGTGATATTTTAGGTTTAGGAAACGTAATCGATGAAGAGAAAGTAATTTCAGCTCTAAAATCCATTTATGAACTTAACGGAAAGGCATCTAAATTCTGTCTTGTAAACTCTGTTAATCCTGATGGTAGTATAGATGAAAGTACAGATCAGATGAAATCTTGTTGGCCCAGAATTTCCTTTGCTATAGCCTCACATATGATATTAAAGGGGATGGTTAATGAGGGTTTGGAAATAGCTAGAAAAGAGTGGGATACGATTTCAAGTAGGTATCCTTGGAATCAACCATCAAAAATAAATGCTTTCAATGGAGATCATTTTGGATTGCCATACTATATAGGAAGCCTATCAGTGTATTTAGTAAAATACGCGCTTAAGGTTCGACAATTTCACCCTTAA